The following is a genomic window from Balneolales bacterium ANBcel1.
GATGGTATCCACGGCATAATCGATCATCTTTCGGCCTTCGATCAGCTGCCGGTTGCGCAGCTCGGCCATGTCGGCGGCAATCTGACCGTTACCGGCCTCGAATTCCACCGAAGAGGCGGCAATATGCTTGTGATTATGTACGATTTCCTCGTTCAAACGCATGGTCGCGGCCGTCACCCCGGCGGGGTCAAAGAAATCCCGATGAACGTTGTCTTCAAGTCCGTATCCCGAAGCGTGCAGGGCATTTACCTCATTGACCATGGTCTCCGCGATCTGGTCCAGGCGACCCTTCATGCCAGGAACCTCCGACTCGTACATCTCGATACCCGCGGCCAGCCCGCCGCCGGACGGTTTGATCTCCGTGCCGTTTTCCAGATGCACGCCATAGGTTTTCAGAACATCGTCGTTGTCCGGCACCAGCTTGCGGTAGGTATCCTCATGCAGTACCTGCACTCCGCCAATATGTATCTGAAGGCTTCCGTTCTCGACCACGCTGGTATCGATATTCACAAGGTTGGAAAGGTCTTCCAGCTTTTTCACCTGCAAATCCAGGCTCGTATGATCGGGCTGCCCCATCGCCTGGGCCGTGGTGATGGATTTGTTCAGCGAGGCGAGATCCTGCAGCAAATCATTGATCTGGCGGATATTGGAGGTGATTGAGTCGCGGGTGATATCGCTTACACGGTCCAGGTTGCGGCTCAGGTCACCCAGTTTTTCGGTAAGCTGCCGCGCCTCTCCGACCAGATTGTTACGGACACTGAGATCCTGCGGATCGTTGGAAAGCTCGGAAAAAGTGTCGAACAACCGTCCCAGCTGGACATCCAGATCACCGCCGGAATCGGTTGCCAGCGACGACTCCAGCTGCTCCAGAATCTTCTCCTTTTCCTGCATGTAGCCCATCTGCTGGCGTTTGTCATTGAGCTGGATATCGGCAAGCTCATTGCGCAGCCGCGTGATACCGGCGACATTGACCCCCAGCCCTGCATGGTAGCCATGCATGTGCTGGCCGACAGGCGCTGTCTCCAGCCGCTGCCTGCTGTACCCCGGTGTATCCGCATTGATCACGTTGTTAGCCGTAACCGACAGTGCCCGCTCCGCGCTGTACAATCCGCTTTTTGATACTTCGAAAATGGTTTTCATATCTGCCTGCTGTTTCTGGTTGCCAAATTCACCCTTTCTGGTTCACGGCGATGCCCGACTGCACATCGGAAGTCCGGCCGTTGTGATGATAGTGGACATTCTTGCCGTTCCGCGCATGGTAAACCGAACGCATCAGATCGGAATTCTGCTGCTGGGCGAACTCGATAAGCTGAACAAGCTGCTCCTGTTGCTTCTGCAGTTTATCCAGGTTTGCGGTGATCTGTTTTTTCCAGTCGTCAATAAACCCGCCGTATCCGGGGTACATCTGCTTGAGCCGCTCCAATGTCACCGGACCCTCATCTTTTGCCGGGCGAAACGCCAGATTCTGCATTTCGTTGATGAAAGCCTGCTCGGCCTCCTGAAAATCCAGCTGTACCTCCGCATTTCTCTCCGTCAGCTGCATGACCCTCTCGGCATCGGAGGTGACTACAGCCTTGAGCTGCTCGGTCATCACCGACGACAGTTCCCGGCAGACTTTATCGAGGGCACGGACTCGGTCCGACATGGTGTGAATGGGGAACCGACCTGATTGCTCTTGTGTCATATTTTATCTGATTATCGTGATTGCTTCTGCTTCTGTGCTAATTGTCGCCTGACTCTTCCTGCTGCTTTTCCCGGGCAGGTTCCGGGTTTCCGGCGCCAGTGACACCCGTATTGAATTCCAGCGGCCGCTGTTCTTCTTCAAGCTTCAGCATGCCGGCGTTTCCGGTTTCATCCGTTTCCCCCTTGCCTGCGGGATGATTCGCTTCCAGCCGCTCCCAATATTTCTCTACCATCTCGGCCATGCCCAGCTTTCGCTGCGCCGCCAGCTCACCGGCAAGGGCATCGGTTATAAATTCGCGGTATAGCGCACTGGATTGCCCGACCCCGGATGCGCCCCCTTCCATGTCGAACGCGCCTTTGGTCATCTGCTGTACCAGATGGCGGGCAAACAGTTCCTCGAATTCTGTTGCGGTTTTTTCACGATGGATCTCATCCCGCCGCTCATCGCCGGGTGTATGCCTGTTTACCGCAATAAAACTCTGTATGTTCATGGTGATTTCTTTTCACTGCAGAGCAGTTTGCCCGATCTGGGGCTACCCGCCTCTGCCGGTATCTTTCAGGATTACATTACAATCAGCTTGCCCCGCAGCGACCCCGCCCGATCCAGTGCCTGGAAGATGGCGATAATGTCCCGCGGACTGAGTCCCAGCGCATTGAGAGAACCGGAAAGCTGTTCGACGGTGGTTTCCGGCTCAAGCAGCATCGTCTGCGCCGCCTGTTCGCTGATCCCCACCTCGTGAATCTCTTCGACAATGGCCTCACCCTGGGTGAAAGGCGGTGGCTGTACAATAAACGGCCTCACCTGCGTGCGGATCTGGATGTTGCCGTGGGCGATCATCACTTCATCGATGATCACATTGCCTCCGGCCACAATGGTGCCGGTTCGCTCATTGATCACCACCCGCGCCGGGGTATCCACCGCAATCTCCTGCTCCATCACAATGCTGGTGAACAGGTTCATGTTGCCGGGATCGCGAAACGCTTCGGGCCACTGCACATAAACCAGCCCGGGATGCTGCATTTCGGCCAGGTCTTCATCAAACACCGAGTTGATCTCCTCTGCAATCCGGCGAGCGTTGGTATGGTTGGGATTCCGGAGTACGAGTCCGAGCGGCGCCTCAACGTTGTGCGAAAACCTGGTGTTTCGCTCCACAATCCCGCCGCCCGGCACTGTCGCGGTGAGGGTCTGGTTTCTTGTAATTCTTGCGCCGGGGGTCTCCGCGGTGATGCCACCCACGATCAGCGGACCCTGGGCCTTGGCAAAGACCTCCTCATTATCGGGATCGAAAAGCGGTGTCTGCAGAAGCACTCCGCCCTGCAGGCTGCTGGCATCGCCCAGGGAGGATACGGTCACATCAATTTCACTGCCGGGGGCGTGATAGGGTCCGATGGAAGCGGTAACCATCACTGCGGCTACGTTGCGGGTGCGGAGCCGGTCGGCATCCACCGTAATACCGAAATTCTCCAGCATGTTGGCAATGGACTGAACCGTGAAAACCGCGCCCCGGCTGCTGAGGGTGCGGTCGCCGGTACGATCCAGGCCTGTAACCAGGCCGTAGCCGATCAGCTCTTTCCGGTTGGCGTGCTGGACTTCAACCAAATCGCTCAGGCGGGTTTGCGCCTGCAGGCCGCCCGGCGTCCATACGGAAAAGGCCACCATCACGACCGCCATCAGAAGGGTGCCGTTGCGGGTCACCCGACCCGACTTGTTCTGTGAAACCGATAAATATGAATTGCGATTCATGGGATTCCTTTCAATGTGTTTATTCGGGCCTGCACCGAATCCGCCCGGCATTATATCTGCTCTGCTGTTGTTGCCGTCGCTCATCAGTTCAGTTCCCGGGCAATGATAGCCGCGCTCATGGCAACTCCTACACCGATGAAGGCAACCCGGCGAATAAAACCGGGCTTGCGGGTCATTTGCTTGAGCCCCTCCTTCTTCTGATAATTGATCTCGGCGTTGGCCACCCGGTACGACAACACCCGGTTGGCGCTGTCCACATCGTTCGGCCTCACCGTACCCCTCAGTGTTATTTCATGCAGCTCCCCGTTGATCTCGGTGACCCGGTTACCACTTACGATCATGTCCCCCCGATCGGTGATTTCGGTGATTTGCACACTCATGTGCCCCTGAAGCAGCTGACGCTGATTGGCCAGGTTGCGGTCATCGGAGTTATAGCCCACCGAAGCGTCGGTTCCGAAATAGGGTTCAAACGGGAGGAAGTTGCTGGAAGTGGACCCTGAAGCCTGACCGGAAGTGCTGGATGTCTGACGTGAGTCTGATGTGGAGCTGCCGGATATGTTCTCCATCAGAACCACCGTGATGATATCACCGATCTGATTGGCCTTCACATCACGGTACAGCGAA
Proteins encoded in this region:
- the flgK gene encoding flagellar hook-associated protein FlgK, translated to MKTIFEVSKSGLYSAERALSVTANNVINADTPGYSRQRLETAPVGQHMHGYHAGLGVNVAGITRLRNELADIQLNDKRQQMGYMQEKEKILEQLESSLATDSGGDLDVQLGRLFDTFSELSNDPQDLSVRNNLVGEARQLTEKLGDLSRNLDRVSDITRDSITSNIRQINDLLQDLASLNKSITTAQAMGQPDHTSLDLQVKKLEDLSNLVNIDTSVVENGSLQIHIGGVQVLHEDTYRKLVPDNDDVLKTYGVHLENGTEIKPSGGGLAAGIEMYESEVPGMKGRLDQIAETMVNEVNALHASGYGLEDNVHRDFFDPAGVTAATMRLNEEIVHNHKHIAASSVEFEAGNGQIAADMAELRNRQLIEGRKMIDYAVDTISSAGSDLSRLRNTMETRESEIRMLEVQQEREAGVNIDEELSLMIQYQNAYQGAARVMASAQQMMDTLISLVR
- the flgN gene encoding flagellar export chaperone FlgN, with translation MTQEQSGRFPIHTMSDRVRALDKVCRELSSVMTEQLKAVVTSDAERVMQLTERNAEVQLDFQEAEQAFINEMQNLAFRPAKDEGPVTLERLKQMYPGYGGFIDDWKKQITANLDKLQKQQEQLVQLIEFAQQQNSDLMRSVYHARNGKNVHYHHNGRTSDVQSGIAVNQKG
- a CDS encoding flagellar basal body P-ring protein FlgI is translated as MNRNSYLSVSQNKSGRVTRNGTLLMAVVMVAFSVWTPGGLQAQTRLSDLVEVQHANRKELIGYGLVTGLDRTGDRTLSSRGAVFTVQSIANMLENFGITVDADRLRTRNVAAVMVTASIGPYHAPGSEIDVTVSSLGDASSLQGGVLLQTPLFDPDNEEVFAKAQGPLIVGGITAETPGARITRNQTLTATVPGGGIVERNTRFSHNVEAPLGLVLRNPNHTNARRIAEEINSVFDEDLAEMQHPGLVYVQWPEAFRDPGNMNLFTSIVMEQEIAVDTPARVVINERTGTIVAGGNVIIDEVMIAHGNIQIRTQVRPFIVQPPPFTQGEAIVEEIHEVGISEQAAQTMLLEPETTVEQLSGSLNALGLSPRDIIAIFQALDRAGSLRGKLIVM
- a CDS encoding flagellar basal body L-ring protein FlgH, with protein sequence MKNRNSISGHILLLSMGLLLASALPSSAQHSLYRDVKANQIGDIITVVLMENISGSSTSDSRQTSSTSGQASGSTSSNFLPFEPYFGTDASVGYNSDDRNLANQRQLLQGHMSVQITEITDRGDMIVSGNRVTEINGELHEITLRGTVRPNDVDSANRVLSYRVANAEINYQKKEGLKQMTRKPGFIRRVAFIGVGVAMSAAIIARELN